Proteins encoded within one genomic window of Streptomyces sp. NBC_01237:
- a CDS encoding NAD(P)-dependent alcohol dehydrogenase, with the protein MRFDAAVLRSYESRFAVEEVTLNTGPAEGEILVRIAGCGMCRTDLAVRGSAGRSPLPAVLGHEGAGVVVETGGPDTGLSDGDHVVLSFDSCGHCRNCIGAAPAYCDSFASLNLFGGRKESAARLIDAAGDELAPRWFGQSSFAEYAVVPARNAVRADPSLPIELLGPLGCGFLTGAGAVFNSFGVGPGDTLAVFGAGAVGLAAVMAAAASGAVIVAVDRHPERLALAERFGAVPLHATTAGLPGRIQQLTDGGAQYALDTTASARLINDALRSLRPTGHLGLVARLHTALSLEPGALDRGRRISHICEGDAVPGLLIPRLTGLWQAGRFPFDELIRTYPLADINEAERDCDAGRVVKPVLLPEGRIR; encoded by the coding sequence ATGCGGTTCGACGCGGCGGTACTGCGCTCGTACGAGAGCCGATTCGCTGTCGAGGAGGTCACCCTGAACACGGGACCGGCCGAAGGCGAGATCCTGGTCAGGATCGCGGGCTGCGGAATGTGCCGGACCGATCTCGCGGTCCGGGGTTCGGCAGGCCGCTCACCGCTGCCCGCGGTGCTCGGTCACGAGGGGGCCGGGGTCGTGGTGGAGACGGGCGGTCCGGACACCGGCCTGAGCGACGGTGACCACGTGGTGCTGAGCTTCGACTCCTGCGGACACTGCCGGAACTGCATCGGCGCTGCCCCCGCCTACTGTGACTCCTTCGCCTCGCTCAACCTCTTCGGAGGGCGCAAGGAGAGCGCCGCGCGGCTCATCGACGCGGCCGGAGACGAACTGGCCCCCCGGTGGTTCGGCCAGTCCTCGTTCGCCGAGTACGCGGTGGTTCCGGCTCGCAACGCGGTCCGCGCCGACCCCTCGCTGCCCATCGAACTGCTCGGGCCGCTCGGCTGCGGCTTCCTCACCGGTGCCGGTGCGGTCTTCAACTCCTTCGGCGTCGGGCCCGGTGACACCCTCGCGGTCTTCGGCGCAGGAGCGGTGGGCCTGGCCGCGGTGATGGCGGCCGCCGCCTCCGGAGCTGTGATCGTGGCCGTCGACCGGCACCCCGAACGGCTGGCCCTCGCCGAACGATTCGGCGCGGTCCCGCTCCATGCGACGACAGCGGGTCTGCCCGGTCGTATCCAGCAACTGACCGACGGTGGCGCGCAGTACGCGCTGGATACCACGGCCTCCGCCCGGCTGATCAACGACGCACTCCGGTCCCTGCGCCCGACCGGCCATCTCGGCCTGGTGGCACGGCTCCACACCGCGTTGTCGCTCGAACCGGGGGCACTGGACCGGGGCAGGAGGATCTCCCACATCTGCGAGGGGGACGCGGTTCCGGGCCTGCTGATTCCGCGGCTGACCGGGCTGTGGCAGGCCGGGCGGTTTCCCTTCGACGAGCTGATCCGGACCTATCCACTGGCCGACATCAACGAGGCCGAACGTGACTGCGACGCGGGCCGCGTGGTCAAACCCGTCCTGCTTCCGGAGGGGAGGATCCGATGA
- a CDS encoding aldehyde dehydrogenase family protein produces MVTQQRRHTPGTLGERFAVLDPATGEAFEEAPEQQPDELDAVVGRAQEAWGGWRADRSARTTALLAAADAVDAAGTDIAPLLTREQGKPLAEAYAEIARTAARLRYFAELDPGPQPITDGRPVRSEIRWRPVGPVAAIVPWNFPLQLASAKFAPALAAGNTMVLKPSPFTPLATRLLGSVLSTALPEDVLTIVTGHEPLGARLASHPGIRHVTFTGSIPTGRAVAQGAAASLGRVTLELGGNDAAILLEDVDVERIADRLFWAAFRNCGQVCMAVKRVYAPARLYSDVVEALAQRARTVVVGAGLDPGTQLGPLNNVPQLARVERYTAQALADGARAVAGGHRLDRPGYFYAPTILADVPPDSPVVMEEQFGPVLPVLPYGSIDEAVEAANDTGFGLGGSVWGTDLDRAEAVADRLECGTAWINHHAELSLAQPFAGTKESGVGVAGGMWGLYGNLRPFVVHRPEEA; encoded by the coding sequence ATGGTGACACAACAGCGCCGGCACACGCCCGGAACCCTCGGGGAGCGCTTCGCCGTCCTCGATCCCGCGACGGGCGAGGCCTTCGAGGAGGCCCCCGAGCAGCAGCCGGACGAGTTGGACGCCGTCGTCGGCCGGGCCCAAGAGGCATGGGGCGGCTGGCGGGCCGACCGCTCAGCCCGCACCACCGCGTTGCTCGCGGCAGCCGACGCCGTGGACGCGGCCGGGACGGACATCGCCCCCCTGCTCACCCGTGAACAGGGCAAACCCCTGGCCGAGGCGTATGCGGAGATCGCTCGCACAGCGGCCCGCCTGCGCTACTTCGCCGAGCTCGACCCCGGGCCCCAACCCATCACGGACGGCAGGCCGGTACGCAGTGAGATCCGCTGGCGACCGGTCGGGCCCGTCGCCGCGATCGTCCCGTGGAACTTTCCCCTCCAGCTCGCCTCGGCGAAGTTCGCGCCCGCGCTCGCCGCAGGCAACACGATGGTGCTCAAGCCCTCCCCATTCACGCCCCTCGCCACACGGCTGCTGGGATCCGTCCTCTCCACCGCCCTCCCCGAGGACGTACTGACGATCGTCACCGGTCACGAACCGCTCGGCGCCCGCCTGGCCTCGCATCCGGGGATCCGTCATGTGACTTTCACCGGTTCGATTCCGACCGGACGGGCCGTCGCGCAGGGTGCGGCGGCGTCACTCGGCCGCGTCACCCTGGAGCTGGGTGGCAATGACGCCGCCATCCTGCTGGAGGACGTGGATGTGGAGCGGATCGCGGACCGGCTGTTCTGGGCGGCGTTCCGCAACTGCGGGCAGGTCTGTATGGCGGTCAAGCGCGTCTACGCCCCGGCCCGGCTCTACTCCGACGTGGTCGAGGCCCTCGCACAGCGCGCGAGGACCGTCGTTGTCGGAGCGGGCCTCGACCCGGGCACGCAGCTGGGCCCGCTCAACAATGTCCCCCAACTGGCCAGGGTCGAGCGCTACACGGCCCAGGCACTGGCGGACGGTGCCCGAGCCGTGGCCGGTGGCCACCGGCTGGACCGACCGGGCTACTTCTACGCCCCGACGATCCTGGCCGATGTCCCGCCCGACAGCCCCGTGGTGATGGAGGAGCAGTTCGGTCCGGTTCTGCCCGTGCTGCCGTACGGGAGCATCGACGAAGCCGTCGAGGCTGCCAACGACACCGGCTTCGGGCTGGGCGGCTCGGTATGGGGGACGGATCTCGACCGGGCGGAGGCGGTCGCGGACCGGCTGGAGTGCGGCACGGCATGGATCAACCACCACGCGGAACTGTCCCTCGCCCAGCCCTTCGCGGGCACCAAGGAGAGTGGTGTCGGTGTCGCGGGCGGAATGTGGGGGCTCTACGGGAACCTCAGGCCGTTCGTCGTGCACCGTCCGGAGGAGGCCTGA
- a CDS encoding (5-formylfuran-3-yl)methyl phosphate synthase, with amino-acid sequence MRCKESTLLLLISPDSVEEALDCAKAAEHLDIVDVKRPDEGSLGANFPWVIREIRDAIPADKPVSATVGDVPYKPGTVAQAALGAAVSGATYIKVGLYGCTTPEQAIDVMRGVVRAVKDYRPDAFVVASGYADAHRIGCVNPLALPDIARRSGSDAAMLDTAVKDGTRLFDHVPPEVCAEFVRRAHEAGLLAALAGSVKVGDLDALTRIGTDIVGVRGAVCEGGDRTTGRIQPQLVAAFRAEMDRHAREQAAAVAAAG; translated from the coding sequence ATGCGGTGCAAGGAGTCCACGTTGTTGCTTCTCATCTCCCCGGACAGCGTCGAGGAAGCCCTCGACTGCGCGAAGGCGGCGGAGCACCTTGACATCGTCGACGTCAAGAGGCCCGATGAGGGCTCGCTCGGCGCGAACTTCCCGTGGGTCATCAGGGAGATCCGCGACGCGATCCCCGCGGACAAGCCGGTGTCCGCCACCGTGGGAGACGTGCCGTACAAGCCCGGCACGGTGGCCCAGGCGGCGCTCGGCGCGGCTGTCTCCGGAGCCACCTACATCAAGGTCGGCCTCTACGGATGCACGACGCCCGAACAGGCCATCGATGTCATGCGCGGGGTCGTCCGGGCGGTGAAGGACTATCGGCCGGACGCGTTCGTTGTCGCCTCGGGTTATGCCGACGCCCACCGGATCGGCTGCGTCAACCCGCTCGCACTGCCCGACATCGCCCGTCGCTCCGGCTCCGACGCGGCCATGCTCGACACCGCGGTCAAGGACGGGACACGACTGTTCGACCACGTTCCGCCAGAGGTCTGCGCGGAGTTCGTCAGGAGGGCCCACGAGGCCGGTCTGCTCGCCGCCCTCGCGGGCAGCGTGAAGGTGGGAGACCTCGACGCGCTGACCCGCATCGGCACGGACATCGTGGGGGTGCGCGGGGCGGTCTGCGAGGGAGGCGACCGCACCACCGGAAGGATCCAGCCGCAGCTGGTGGCCGCCTTCAGGGCGGAGATGGACCGGCATGCCCGGGAACAGGCAGCTGCTGTCGCTGCCGCGGGCTGA
- a CDS encoding SAM-dependent methyltransferase, with protein sequence MSSNDADFRRRIRSDVPHSARVWNAWLGGKDNYPVDRDLADAVSAAYPQMVDIARASRAFQIRAVRYLAGLGVRQFLDVGTGLPVENSTHEVAQNIVPQARIVYVDNDPIVLVHAAALLTSAPEGRTEYVEANLSETDQVVDAASGTLDLSEPVAVMLLSTLGHLSPADGIDVVQRYMSRMPSGSYLVLCDTVKTPATLAAEKAYASGDNPPYLVREPEEITGCAEGLELVEPGFVSIAQWRPTDEEPVLVDQWGLVARKP encoded by the coding sequence ATGAGCAGCAACGACGCCGACTTCCGTAGGCGGATCCGATCGGACGTGCCGCACTCCGCACGGGTGTGGAACGCTTGGCTGGGTGGTAAGGACAACTACCCGGTTGACCGTGACCTGGCCGACGCGGTCAGCGCGGCCTACCCGCAGATGGTCGACATCGCCCGGGCATCGCGTGCGTTCCAGATTCGCGCGGTCCGGTACCTGGCCGGGCTGGGTGTGCGTCAGTTCCTGGACGTGGGAACCGGCCTGCCGGTGGAGAACAGCACTCACGAGGTGGCGCAGAACATCGTGCCCCAGGCGCGGATCGTCTATGTGGACAACGACCCGATCGTCCTGGTCCACGCCGCAGCGCTGCTGACCAGCGCTCCCGAGGGCCGGACGGAGTATGTGGAGGCGAACCTGTCCGAGACGGATCAGGTGGTGGACGCGGCCTCCGGGACGCTGGACCTGTCGGAGCCGGTGGCTGTAATGCTGCTGTCGACTCTTGGACACCTGTCCCCGGCCGACGGCATCGACGTCGTCCAGCGGTATATGTCCCGCATGCCGTCGGGAAGCTACCTCGTACTGTGCGACACGGTGAAGACGCCCGCCACGCTGGCCGCCGAAAAGGCGTACGCATCGGGCGACAACCCTCCTTACCTGGTGAGGGAGCCCGAGGAGATCACCGGATGCGCCGAAGGTCTGGAACTGGTTGAGCCGGGCTTCGTTTCGATCGCGCAGTGGCGGCCGACGGACGAGGAGCCGGTCCTCGTCGACCAGTGGGGACTCGTCGCCCGCAAGCCGTAA
- a CDS encoding dienelactone hydrolase family protein, with amino-acid sequence MPTETLQIPTEDGRADAFAAFPAGGERHPGVLLYMDAFGVRPVLREMAQELAEHGYYVLVPNLFYRHGPAPVIELPEHIGEEARPAVFAQLMPLIEAHTAERALRDADAYLRFLGSRPEVSAGPVAVIGYCMGAVLAMRTAAAHPDQVAAVAGFHPAPLVTDAPDSPHRLVSQLTAQVHLGLAENDRSTEAISEFNQALDAAGVSYTSEIYPGTVHGFTMSDTDAFNPSALQHHWDRLLPLLDLALTNS; translated from the coding sequence TTGCCCACCGAGACACTGCAGATTCCCACCGAGGACGGCCGGGCCGACGCCTTCGCCGCTTTCCCCGCCGGTGGCGAGCGGCACCCAGGGGTGCTGCTGTACATGGACGCCTTTGGCGTGCGACCCGTACTGAGGGAGATGGCCCAGGAGCTTGCCGAGCACGGGTACTACGTACTCGTCCCCAACCTCTTCTACCGGCACGGCCCGGCGCCGGTGATCGAGCTCCCCGAGCACATCGGAGAAGAGGCCCGCCCCGCGGTGTTCGCCCAGCTGATGCCTTTGATCGAGGCACACACCGCCGAACGTGCCCTGCGTGACGCCGACGCCTATCTCCGGTTCCTCGGCAGCCGGCCTGAGGTCAGCGCCGGACCGGTGGCCGTGATCGGCTACTGCATGGGCGCCGTCCTGGCGATGCGCACCGCGGCGGCTCATCCCGACCAGGTGGCCGCCGTCGCCGGATTCCACCCCGCCCCCTTGGTCACCGACGCCCCCGACAGCCCACACCGCCTCGTCTCCCAGCTCACCGCCCAGGTCCACCTCGGACTCGCCGAGAACGACAGGTCGACCGAGGCCATCAGCGAGTTCAACCAGGCCCTGGATGCCGCAGGCGTCAGCTACACCTCGGAGATCTACCCCGGCACCGTCCATGGATTCACCATGTCCGACACCGACGCCTTCAACCCCTCCGCACTGCAGCACCACTGGGACCGTCTGCTTCCCCTCCTCGACCTCGCCCTGACCAACAGCTGA
- a CDS encoding SRPBCC family protein encodes MSGVHSTGIPAALLTVPLVLGLLGATAASAGAVGSHASHSGKSLTCRGKGVDPDALVRHRTEIVIDAPLHTIWKLQTDVERWPSWQTPVETVERLDHGPFRKGSAFRWTTPIPPNPSTPATGLEITSTVQQLKHHSCIRWTGPAIGEGLHIDGVHVWNFTEVRGGFRVSTEETHTGAQVDADVPTATKILGEGLESWLRELKSAAEARAQNRSH; translated from the coding sequence ATGTCCGGCGTCCACAGCACTGGCATTCCCGCCGCCCTGCTCACCGTCCCGCTCGTCCTCGGTCTCCTCGGCGCAACAGCCGCGTCCGCCGGCGCCGTCGGCTCCCATGCCTCCCACTCCGGCAAGTCCCTCACCTGCCGCGGGAAGGGCGTCGACCCGGACGCTCTCGTCCGCCATCGGACCGAGATCGTGATCGACGCCCCGCTGCACACCATCTGGAAGCTGCAGACCGACGTGGAGCGCTGGCCGTCCTGGCAGACCCCCGTCGAGACCGTGGAACGCCTCGACCACGGCCCCTTCCGCAAGGGCTCCGCATTCCGGTGGACGACCCCGATACCCCCCAACCCCTCGACTCCCGCCACCGGCCTGGAGATCACCTCGACCGTCCAGCAGCTCAAGCACCACTCGTGCATCCGCTGGACGGGCCCCGCGATCGGTGAAGGGCTGCACATCGACGGCGTTCACGTGTGGAACTTCACCGAGGTCAGGGGAGGCTTCCGCGTGAGCACCGAGGAGACCCATACCGGCGCCCAGGTCGACGCGGATGTTCCCACCGCGACCAAGATCCTCGGCGAGGGCCTCGAATCATGGCTGCGCGAGCTGAAGTCCGCCGCCGAGGCCCGCGCCCAGAACCGGTCACACTGA
- a CDS encoding TetR/AcrR family transcriptional regulator, with amino-acid sequence MATTGANTPRERYRAQVRAEITERAWEQIATAGASALSLNAIAKQMGMSGPALYRYFASRDDLITELVREAYRSLAETLRTAFADGVDLAGLAHALRGWALADPQRYFLVYGTPIPGYRAPADTTAISSEIMTTLLDACTALAPLSATTPFGTYLEDHRDWAAGHSAPPEALHRFLTFWTRMHGVLSLELAGHFAGMDLDPALLFAAELDDLLTPRS; translated from the coding sequence ATGGCGACGACGGGCGCGAACACCCCGCGGGAGCGCTACCGGGCCCAGGTGCGGGCGGAGATCACAGAACGCGCCTGGGAGCAGATCGCCACGGCCGGGGCGTCCGCGCTCTCCCTGAACGCGATCGCCAAGCAGATGGGTATGAGCGGACCGGCGCTCTACCGCTACTTCGCCAGCCGCGATGATCTGATCACCGAACTCGTCCGTGAGGCGTACCGAAGCCTCGCCGAGACCCTCCGTACGGCCTTTGCCGATGGCGTCGACCTGGCCGGGCTGGCACACGCCCTGCGCGGCTGGGCGCTGGCGGACCCTCAGCGGTACTTCCTCGTCTACGGCACCCCCATCCCCGGCTACCGTGCACCCGCGGACACCACCGCCATCTCCTCCGAGATCATGACGACCCTCCTCGACGCATGCACGGCGCTCGCCCCGCTCAGCGCCACGACACCCTTCGGTACCTACCTGGAGGACCACCGGGACTGGGCCGCCGGCCACTCCGCCCCGCCCGAGGCACTTCACCGGTTCCTGACCTTCTGGACCCGTATGCACGGCGTCCTGTCCTTGGAGCTCGCCGGCCACTTCGCCGGCATGGATCTCGACCCCGCCCTGCTCTTCGCAGCCGAACTGGACGACCTGCTGACACCCCGATCCTGA
- a CDS encoding TOPRIM nucleotidyl transferase/hydrolase domain-containing protein — protein MAEIRAFRDAVSGWAAGGPGGPASDLAVGLGVRTAVLVEGLSDLAAVEALAARRGRDLAAEGVCVVSMGGAMSVGRYAGLLGPPGLGLRLVGLCDEGEQRFFDRGLQRARAPHRDIFVCAADLEDELIRALGPARVAEVIRAEGDFRAWQTFQHQPAHQGRPRQQQLRRFLGTKKGRKIRYGRLLVEALEPGQVPASLDDLLMSL, from the coding sequence ATGGCGGAGATACGGGCGTTCCGGGACGCGGTCAGTGGCTGGGCCGCCGGTGGTCCCGGCGGGCCGGCGAGTGATCTGGCTGTGGGACTGGGAGTGCGAACGGCGGTACTGGTGGAAGGGCTGAGTGACCTCGCGGCTGTCGAGGCACTGGCCGCACGGCGCGGCCGGGACCTGGCCGCCGAGGGGGTGTGCGTCGTGTCGATGGGCGGGGCGATGAGCGTCGGCCGCTACGCCGGCCTCCTCGGGCCGCCCGGCCTCGGCCTGCGTCTGGTAGGCCTGTGCGACGAGGGTGAGCAGCGCTTCTTCGACCGCGGCCTTCAGCGGGCACGGGCGCCACACCGGGACATCTTCGTGTGTGCGGCGGATCTGGAGGACGAACTCATCCGCGCGTTGGGCCCCGCGAGGGTCGCAGAGGTCATCCGGGCCGAGGGCGACTTCCGCGCCTGGCAGACCTTCCAGCACCAGCCCGCGCACCAGGGCCGTCCCCGGCAGCAGCAGTTGCGGCGCTTCCTCGGCACGAAGAAAGGCCGCAAGATCCGCTACGGCCGTCTCCTCGTCGAGGCCCTCGAACCCGGACAGGTACCGGCCTCCCTGGATGACCTCCTCATGAGCCTGTGA
- a CDS encoding VOC family protein — MLGWEPADDPHDGITLLPRHRAGQQLPPKFTWGGPPLMPGADKGRLHFDLAPSVHGDQRAEIDRLVSLGATRVGLGRAAR, encoded by the coding sequence GTGCTGGGCTGGGAGCCGGCCGACGATCCCCACGACGGCATCACCCTCCTGCCGCGTCATCGAGCCGGGCAACAGCTTCCTCCGAAGTTCACCTGGGGCGGCCCGCCACTGATGCCGGGGGCAGACAAGGGCCGGCTGCATTTCGATCTCGCCCCCTCTGTCCATGGCGATCAACGAGCGGAGATCGACCGTCTCGTCTCCCTCGGGGCGACTCGCGTCGGCCTCGGCCGGGCGGCCAGGTGA
- a CDS encoding nuclear transport factor 2 family protein, with translation MTHTITADATRATVQEFLSLRLAGDTEGLTALFADDVDWLLAENPAVPWIRPRSTAAECAAQSVELAEYTVAEDARASVSTFLVDGTEAVLMGHLSGTVRATGKSFAGPFALRLTVEGGRITRHHLYENSLSIAEACAP, from the coding sequence ATGACGCACACCATCACCGCAGACGCCACCCGCGCCACCGTTCAGGAGTTCCTCTCCCTCCGCCTGGCCGGGGACACCGAGGGGCTCACCGCGCTCTTCGCCGACGACGTCGACTGGCTGCTCGCCGAGAACCCCGCGGTCCCCTGGATCCGACCGCGCTCCACGGCTGCCGAATGTGCCGCTCAGTCCGTGGAGTTGGCCGAGTACACCGTGGCCGAGGACGCCCGCGCGTCTGTCAGCACGTTCCTTGTCGACGGCACCGAGGCCGTCCTGATGGGGCACCTCTCGGGGACCGTCCGCGCGACGGGCAAGTCCTTCGCGGGCCCCTTCGCGCTGCGTCTCACCGTCGAGGGCGGTCGGATCACCCGGCACCATCTGTACGAGAACAGCCTGTCGATCGCGGAAGCGTGTGCTCCCTGA
- a CDS encoding alpha/beta fold hydrolase, translated as MPTFSAYDGTQLSYRVHGEGDPVVCIPGGPADSLYLGDLGGLSMHRQLVVLDLRGTGQSAIPQDPASYRCDRLVDDVQALREHLGLARMDLLGHSAGANIATQFVARYPENVSKLALIGPGTRAVGVAITGETRRELAARRKNEPWFPEAFAALEAITQGTGSNWEAIAPFFCGRWDAAAQKHCAAGRPRNSEAVAGFAAEGAFSPEATRTMLTACEASVLLLGGEFDLNSPPRTVAEFAALFPDATLVVQSGAGHYPWLDDADQFVATTAAFLG; from the coding sequence ATGCCCACCTTCTCCGCATATGACGGAACCCAGCTCTCCTACCGCGTACACGGAGAAGGCGACCCGGTCGTCTGTATCCCGGGCGGTCCCGCCGACTCTCTCTACCTCGGCGACCTCGGCGGTCTGTCCATGCATCGTCAGCTCGTTGTCCTGGACCTGCGTGGTACCGGTCAGTCAGCGATTCCCCAGGACCCCGCCTCCTACCGTTGCGACCGCCTTGTCGACGACGTCCAGGCGCTGCGCGAACACCTCGGTCTCGCCAGGATGGATCTGCTCGGCCACTCCGCCGGCGCGAACATCGCGACGCAGTTCGTGGCCCGCTACCCGGAGAACGTCAGCAAGCTCGCCCTGATCGGCCCTGGAACCCGAGCTGTCGGTGTAGCGATCACCGGGGAGACGCGCCGCGAGCTCGCGGCGCGGCGGAAGAACGAGCCGTGGTTCCCGGAGGCGTTCGCCGCGTTGGAAGCGATCACCCAAGGTACCGGCAGCAACTGGGAGGCCATTGCTCCCTTCTTCTGCGGCCGGTGGGATGCCGCGGCGCAGAAGCACTGCGCGGCCGGCCGGCCGCGCAACAGCGAGGCGGTCGCCGGCTTCGCTGCCGAAGGCGCCTTCAGCCCGGAGGCCACTCGTACGATGCTCACCGCCTGCGAGGCTTCCGTCCTGCTGCTCGGCGGAGAGTTCGACCTGAACAGCCCTCCTCGGACCGTGGCCGAGTTCGCGGCACTGTTCCCCGATGCCACGCTGGTGGTGCAGTCAGGGGCGGGTCACTACCCCTGGCTCGACGACGCGGACCAGTTCGTGGCGACCACCGCGGCGTTCCTGGGATGA
- a CDS encoding sigma-70 family RNA polymerase sigma factor, which produces MAAEENTHQTPEALTETQAERMLADMNEVIRAGEEMRELRAEMIKIFAGFGWTQNRIARLTGMSQPAVSKQVTKYRAGDPLPPPRLSLDQRDVPWLEGRLWGLAEEISETLGSARSAHYVNALARGKKRFTPRNVDELRRLVEEDLMLHRAEMSGSCRKAYDEISRGLDIPAKVTATASASVRRALACQIQREQLRNAP; this is translated from the coding sequence ATGGCAGCCGAAGAGAACACGCATCAGACCCCCGAGGCGCTGACCGAGACACAGGCCGAGCGGATGCTCGCCGACATGAACGAGGTCATCCGCGCAGGTGAGGAGATGCGGGAACTGCGTGCCGAAATGATCAAAATCTTTGCCGGATTCGGCTGGACCCAGAACAGGATCGCCCGGCTCACCGGCATGAGTCAGCCCGCCGTATCGAAGCAGGTGACGAAATACCGGGCGGGCGACCCGCTGCCTCCGCCACGGCTCTCCCTCGATCAGCGCGACGTGCCGTGGCTCGAAGGACGTCTGTGGGGCCTGGCCGAAGAAATCTCCGAGACCCTCGGCTCCGCCCGCAGCGCCCACTACGTCAACGCCCTCGCCAGAGGGAAGAAGCGCTTCACACCCCGGAACGTCGACGAGCTGCGCCGCCTCGTCGAAGAGGACCTGATGCTTCACCGGGCAGAGATGTCCGGCAGCTGCCGAAAGGCGTACGACGAGATCAGCCGCGGCCTCGACATCCCCGCGAAGGTCACCGCCACCGCATCAGCCTCTGTGCGTCGCGCCCTCGCCTGCCAGATCCAGCGCGAACAGCTCAGGAACGCCCCCTGA